Proteins encoded in a region of the Ornithodoros turicata isolate Travis chromosome 3, ASM3712646v1, whole genome shotgun sequence genome:
- the LOC135389370 gene encoding uncharacterized protein LOC135389370, which produces MNAIEMMGTKISASLHKSLNSSRGVVSLRELIDVPPEEILENLKDQNVIDVSTNLVTRLMDTAGTQSGLSGQGEASDVSSGPAVLQTVQQVRLPPFWTKNPKTWFRQVEALFHARRIQSQMTKYCEVLPLIPPDLVDDIDDVLSTVQADRAYDTLKSAILSRTEISERARIQQLLTSEELGDRRPSQLLHRMKQLLGHSADDHAPILRELFLNRLPHEVRMILAGNDDVSLDRLAELADRITDYASASLAPVRSPAVPDSPSTPDLQAAVARLTDEMSRMSSQMADLRTALNRRSRDRGQSRNRSASRRRASSPTQASQHAPGSPRYCWYHRRFRHRSTRCESPCDWQENPQAGR; this is translated from the exons ATGAACGCCATTGAAATGATGGGAACGAAAATATCAGCAAGTTTGCACAAGAGCCTCAACAGTAGCCGTGGTGTGGTGTCGCTAAGGGAACTGATTGATGTTCCACCAGAGGAAATTCTCGAGAACCTGAAAGATCAGAACGTGATAGAT GTATCCACAAACTTGGTGACCCGACTCATGGACACCGCCGGGACACAGAGCGGCCTAAGCGGTCAGGGTGAAGCCTCCGACGTATCGTCAGGCCCAGCTGTCCTACAAACCGTCCAGCAAGTCCGCCTCCCGCCTTTTTGGACCAAAAACCCAAAAACTTGGTTCCGTCAAGTTGAGGCACTCTTCCACGCCCGCCGGATCCAAAGTCAAATGACTAAATACTGTGAGGTACTCCCCTTGATTCCTCCTGACCTGGTGGACGACATCGACGACGTACTCTCCACGGTGCAGGCAGATAGAGCTTACGATACCCTGAAATCCGCCATCCTCTCTCGTACTGAGATATCGGAGCGCGCCAGGATCCAGCAGCTCCTAACATCCGAGGAGCTAGGAGACCGTCGCCCGTCGCAGCTTCTCCACCGGATGAAGCAGCTGCTTGGACACTCCGCAGACGACCATGCACCGATATTACGGGAATTATTCCTGAATAGGCTTCCGCACGAGGTCAGGATGATCCTTGCTGGCAATGACGACGTGTCGTTGGATCGACTCGCCGAACTTGCGGATCGAATTACAGATTATGCTTCCGCAAGCCTTGCCCCCGTCCGTTCGCCCGCGGTTCCAGACAGCCCCTCGACCCCGGACTTGCAAGCGGCAGTGGCCCGCCTGACGGACGAGATGTCTAGGATGTCATCGCAGATGGCTGACTTGCGCACAGCGTTGAACCGCCGATCCCGAGATCGAGGGCAATCAAGAAACCGGTCTGCGAGTCGTCGACGCGCCTCGAGCCCAACGCAAGCGTCACAGCATGCTCCAGGAAGCCCTCGGTACTGCTGGTACCACCGTCGTTTTCGCCACCGATCAACGCGCTGCGAGTCGCCTTGCGACTGGCAGGAAAACCCTCAGGCCGGTCGATAA